The proteins below come from a single Streptomyces sp. MRC013 genomic window:
- the trxB gene encoding thioredoxin-disulfide reductase → MSDVRNVIIIGSGPAGYTAALYTARASLKPLVFEGAVTSGGALMNTTDVENFPGFRDGIMGPELMDNMRAQAERFGAELVPDDVVGVDLTGDVKTVTDTAGTVHRAKAVIVATGSQHRKLGLPNEDALSGRGVSWCATCDGFFFKGHDIAVVGGGDTAMEEATFLSRFAKSVTVVHRRDTLRASKTMQERAFADPKITFAWDSEVAGIHGDQKLSGLTLRNTKSGETSELPVTGLFIAVGHDPRTELFKGQLELDDEGYLKVDAPSTRTNVRGVFAAGDVVDHTYRQAITAAGTGCSAALDAERFLAALSGAEKPTAPEKTPVV, encoded by the coding sequence GTGAGCGACGTCCGAAACGTGATCATCATCGGCTCCGGACCCGCCGGTTACACGGCAGCGCTCTACACCGCGCGAGCGTCACTGAAGCCGTTGGTGTTCGAAGGTGCCGTCACCTCCGGCGGCGCCTTGATGAACACGACCGACGTGGAGAACTTCCCCGGGTTTCGTGACGGCATCATGGGCCCCGAGCTCATGGACAACATGCGGGCCCAGGCAGAGCGCTTCGGCGCGGAGCTTGTTCCCGACGACGTCGTCGGCGTCGACCTCACCGGTGACGTCAAGACCGTGACGGACACCGCCGGAACGGTGCATCGCGCCAAGGCGGTCATCGTGGCCACCGGTTCCCAGCACCGCAAGCTCGGTCTGCCGAACGAGGACGCTCTTTCCGGCCGTGGCGTGTCGTGGTGCGCCACCTGCGACGGGTTCTTCTTCAAGGGCCACGACATCGCCGTCGTCGGCGGTGGTGACACGGCGATGGAGGAGGCGACCTTCCTTTCCCGCTTCGCGAAGTCGGTCACGGTGGTGCACCGCCGGGACACCCTGCGGGCCTCCAAGACGATGCAGGAGCGCGCCTTCGCCGACCCGAAGATCACGTTCGCCTGGGACAGCGAGGTCGCCGGCATCCACGGCGACCAGAAGCTCAGCGGTCTCACCCTGCGCAACACCAAGTCGGGCGAGACCTCGGAGCTGCCGGTGACGGGCCTGTTCATCGCCGTCGGCCACGACCCGCGCACAGAGCTGTTCAAGGGGCAGCTGGAACTGGACGACGAGGGTTATCTGAAGGTGGACGCGCCGTCCACACGCACCAACGTGAGGGGTGTCTTCGCCGCCGGTGACGTCGTCGACCACACCTACCGCCAGGCGATCACGGCCGCCGGCACCGGCTGCTCCGCCGCCCTGGACGCCGAGCGCTTCCTGGCCGCCCTCTCCGGCGCAGAGAAGCCGACCGCGCCGGAGAAGACCCCCGTGGTCTGA
- the dnaA gene encoding chromosomal replication initiator protein DnaA: MADVPADLAAVWPRVLEQLLGEGQQGIEPKDKQWVERCQPLALVADTALLAVPNEWGKRVLEGRLAPLISDTLSRECGRPIRIAITVDDSAGDQSPPSAPRSGTNRSARVTRTAGRATTSAAREIRTTCTGGPERTTGCRPCAPPTPTTSSSARSPERGRTSGRTCPGSSRVRSASRTAIRTRRSARSSRTTTTAPRRAPSTGDTTPPARSEGSNPTHGTGAGRAGPRPPEARGSGAGPGAAACRGPDRSAATDPGRARGRWAAWGGPGRSGSGGTGGPGEQHARLNPKYLFDTFVIGSSNRFAHAAAVAVAEAPAKAYNPLFIYGESGLGKTHLLHAIGHYARSLYPGTRVRYVSSEEFTNEFINSIRDGKGDTFRKRYRDVDILLVDDIQFLASKESTQEEFFHTFNTLHNANKQIVLSSDRPPKQLMTLEDRLRNRFEWGLTTDVQPPELETRIAILRKKAVQEQLNAPPEVLEFIASRISRNIRELEGALIRVTAFASLNRQPVDLVLTESVLKDLIPGGEDTAPEITAGAIMAATADYFGLTVEDLCGSSRSRVLVTARQIAMYLCRELTDLSLPKIGAQFGGRDHTTVMHADRKIRALMAERRSIYNQVTELTNRIKNG, translated from the coding sequence GTGGCTGACGTACCTGCCGATCTTGCCGCAGTGTGGCCACGAGTGCTGGAGCAGCTCCTCGGCGAGGGGCAGCAGGGCATCGAGCCGAAGGACAAGCAGTGGGTCGAGCGCTGCCAGCCCCTCGCGCTGGTGGCCGACACCGCCCTCCTCGCCGTCCCCAACGAGTGGGGCAAGCGCGTTCTGGAGGGCCGCCTGGCGCCGCTGATCAGCGACACGCTCAGCCGTGAGTGCGGTCGGCCGATCCGGATCGCCATCACCGTCGACGACTCCGCGGGCGACCAGTCCCCGCCGTCGGCCCCCCGGAGCGGCACCAACCGGAGCGCCCGCGTTACGAGGACGGCGGGCAGGGCTACGACGAGCGCGGCCAGGGAGATCCGTACGACGTGTACGGGCGGTCCGGAGCGGACGACGGGCTGCCGTCCGTGCGCCCCGCCTACCCCGACTACCAGCAGCAGCGCCCGGAGCCCGGAGCGTGGCCGCACGTCCGGGAGGACCTGCCCTGGCAGCAGCCGCGTCCGGTCGGCTTCCAGGACCGCGATCCGTACGCGACGGTCCGCCCGCAGCAGCCGCACCACGACTACGGCGCCCCGCAGGGCCCCGAGCACGGGGGATACGACTCCTCCCGCACGGAGCGAGGGGAGCAACCCGACCCACGGGACCGGAGCCGGCCGGGCGGGCCCGCGGCCTCCGGAGGCCCGGGGGTCCGGGGCGGGGCCGGGGGCCGCGGCGTGCCGGGGCCCGGACCGGTCGGCGGCCACGGACCCGGGGCGGGCCCGGGGCCGGTGGGCGGCGTGGGGGGGGCCGGGCCGGAGCGGTTCCGGCGGCACGGGCGGGCCCGGGGAGCAGCACGCCCGGCTGAACCCGAAGTACCTGTTCGACACGTTCGTCATCGGTTCGTCCAACCGCTTCGCCCACGCGGCGGCGGTCGCGGTCGCCGAGGCGCCGGCCAAGGCGTACAACCCCCTCTTCATCTACGGGGAGTCGGGCCTCGGCAAGACGCACCTGCTGCACGCGATCGGGCACTACGCGCGCAGCCTCTACCCGGGGACGCGGGTGCGGTACGTGAGCTCGGAGGAGTTCACCAACGAGTTCATCAACTCCATCCGCGACGGCAAGGGCGACACGTTCCGCAAGCGCTACCGGGACGTGGACATCCTGCTCGTGGACGACATCCAGTTCCTGGCGAGCAAGGAGTCGACGCAGGAGGAGTTCTTCCACACCTTCAACACGCTCCACAACGCCAACAAGCAGATCGTGCTCTCCTCCGACCGGCCGCCCAAGCAGCTGATGACGCTGGAGGACCGGCTGCGCAACCGCTTCGAGTGGGGCCTCACCACGGACGTCCAACCGCCGGAACTGGAGACGCGCATCGCGATCCTCCGGAAGAAGGCGGTGCAGGAGCAGCTCAACGCCCCCCCGGAGGTGCTGGAGTTCATCGCGTCTCGGATCTCGCGGAACATCCGGGAGCTGGAGGGCGCGCTGATCAGGGTGACGGCGTTCGCGAGCCTCAACCGCCAGCCGGTGGACCTGGTGCTCACCGAGAGCGTGCTGAAGGACCTGATCCCGGGCGGCGAGGACACGGCGCCGGAGATCACCGCGGGCGCCATCATGGCGGCGACGGCCGACTACTTCGGGCTGACGGTCGAGGACCTGTGCGGCTCGTCGCGCAGCAGGGTCCTGGTGACGGCGCGGCAGATCGCGATGTACCTGTGCCGGGAGCTGACCGACCTGTCACTGCCGAAGATCGGTGCGCAGTTCGGCGGGCGGGACCACACCACGGTCATGCACGCGGACCGGAAGATCCGTGCGCTGATGGCGGAGCGGCGCTCCATCTACAACCAGGTGACCGAGCTGACGAACCGCATCAAGAACGGCTGA
- the rpmH gene encoding 50S ribosomal protein L34, with the protein MSKRTFQPNNRRRAKTHGFRLRMRTRAGRAILASRRSKGRTRLSA; encoded by the coding sequence GTGAGCAAGCGCACCTTCCAGCCGAACAACCGTCGTCGCGCCAAGACCCACGGCTTCCGCCTGCGCATGCGTACGCGTGCTGGCCGCGCGATTCTCGCGTCCCGCCGCAGCAAGGGTCGCACCCGCCTGTCCGCCTGA
- the rsmG gene encoding 16S rRNA (guanine(527)-N(7))-methyltransferase RsmG, protein MRYGRTVPVSEAEELPPAPQEAHTVFGEFFPEAVRYAELLAEAGVKRGLIGPREVPRLWERHLLNCAVLSEVVPEGVTVCDVGSGAGLPGIPLALVRPDLKITLLEPLLRRTNFLQEVVELLGLDHVTVVRARAEEVLGKLPPVHVVTARAVAPLDRLAGWGVPLLRPYGEMLALKGDTAEEEVQNSRAALSKLGVVRTSVLQVGGGVVDPMSTVVRVEVGESPGGVRFAAKRAKAARTSRRRR, encoded by the coding sequence GTGCGGTACGGAAGGACGGTTCCCGTGTCCGAGGCAGAGGAACTTCCCCCTGCGCCCCAGGAGGCGCACACGGTGTTCGGCGAGTTCTTCCCGGAAGCGGTTCGATACGCGGAGTTGCTCGCGGAGGCAGGGGTGAAGCGCGGTCTCATCGGCCCCCGTGAGGTGCCGCGGTTGTGGGAAAGGCACCTGCTGAACTGCGCAGTGCTCTCCGAGGTGGTGCCTGAAGGCGTCACCGTCTGCGATGTGGGTTCCGGGGCCGGTCTGCCCGGTATCCCGCTCGCACTCGTACGCCCCGATCTGAAGATCACCCTCCTGGAGCCCCTGCTCCGGCGGACGAACTTCCTCCAGGAAGTGGTGGAGCTCCTGGGACTGGACCATGTGACCGTCGTGCGCGCCCGTGCCGAGGAGGTGCTGGGCAAGCTCCCCCCGGTTCATGTGGTCACAGCCCGCGCCGTCGCCCCGCTGGACCGGCTGGCGGGCTGGGGCGTGCCCTTGCTGCGTCCCTACGGTGAGATGCTCGCCCTGAAGGGGGATACAGCGGAGGAGGAAGTTCAGAACTCGCGGGCCGCTCTCAGCAAGCTGGGTGTCGTCCGTACCTCTGTGCTGCAGGTTGGAGGGGGCGTCGTCGACCCGATGTCCACCGTGGTCCGTGTGGAGGTCGGAGAAAGCCCCGGTGGTGTCCGGTTCGCCGCCAAGCGGGCAAAGGCCGCGAGGACTTCACGCCGCCGCCGTTGA
- the trxA gene encoding thioredoxin — protein sequence MADLKEVTDASFEEIVLQSKKPVLVDFWAAWCGPCRQIAPSLQAIADEYGDQIEVVKLNIDENPATAAKYGVMSIPTLNVYQGGEVAKTIVGAKPKAAIVRDLADFISDEAAKA from the coding sequence GTGGCCGACCTCAAGGAAGTGACCGACGCCTCGTTCGAGGAGATCGTCCTCCAGAGCAAGAAGCCCGTACTGGTGGATTTCTGGGCCGCCTGGTGCGGCCCGTGCCGTCAGATCGCTCCCTCCCTCCAGGCGATCGCCGATGAGTACGGCGACCAGATCGAGGTCGTCAAGCTGAACATCGACGAGAATCCGGCTACTGCCGCGAAGTACGGCGTCATGTCGATCCCTACCCTGAACGTCTACCAGGGAGGCGAGGTGGCCAAGACGATCGTCGGTGCCAAACCGAAGGCCGCGATCGTCCGCGACCTGGCCGACTTCATCAGCGACGAGGCCGCCAAGGCGTGA
- a CDS encoding ParB/RepB/Spo0J family partition protein — translation MSERRRGLGRGLGALIPAAPQERQTATVGTASTSPAAIPALGAERGIAAAKVTTLPHSASTESGAAVRERPEGDPVAGTPAGVHFAELPVDFIAPNPCQPRQVFDEDALAELVTSIKEVGLLQPVVVRQVAPERYELVMGERRWRACREAGLERVAAIVRETEDEKLLLDALLENLHRAQLNPLEEAAAYDQLLKDFNCTHDQLADRIGRSRPQVSNTLRLLRLPPPVQNRVAAGVLSAGHARALLSLEDPKEQEELAHRIVAEGLSVRSVEEIVTLMASEPRRNAKAKGPRAGTRVSPALSELATRLSDRFETRVKVDLGQKKGKIVVEFASMEDLNRILGTLAPGEGRVLDKGASEDPGADNRS, via the coding sequence GTGAGTGAGCGACGTAGGGGACTGGGACGCGGGCTCGGCGCACTGATTCCCGCCGCTCCGCAGGAGAGGCAGACCGCTACGGTCGGAACGGCGTCCACATCGCCTGCGGCCATCCCGGCGCTGGGTGCCGAGCGGGGCATCGCCGCCGCCAAGGTGACGACTCTGCCCCATTCGGCGTCCACCGAGAGCGGTGCGGCAGTACGGGAGCGGCCGGAGGGTGACCCCGTGGCGGGGACGCCTGCCGGCGTCCACTTTGCCGAACTGCCGGTGGACTTCATCGCACCCAACCCGTGCCAACCCCGGCAGGTCTTCGACGAGGACGCCCTCGCCGAACTGGTGACCTCCATCAAGGAGGTGGGTCTCCTCCAGCCCGTCGTCGTCCGCCAGGTCGCCCCGGAGCGGTACGAACTCGTCATGGGCGAGCGCCGCTGGCGGGCCTGCCGTGAGGCCGGGCTGGAGCGCGTCGCGGCAATCGTCCGTGAGACCGAGGACGAGAAGCTGCTGCTGGACGCACTGCTGGAGAACCTGCACCGGGCGCAGCTCAACCCGCTGGAGGAGGCTGCCGCCTATGACCAGCTGCTGAAGGACTTCAACTGCACGCACGACCAGCTGGCGGACCGCATCGGGCGGTCCCGTCCCCAGGTCTCCAATACACTGCGGTTGCTCCGCCTTCCCCCTCCTGTCCAGAACCGGGTCGCCGCCGGAGTGCTGTCCGCCGGTCATGCACGGGCCCTTCTCTCCCTGGAGGACCCGAAGGAGCAGGAGGAGTTGGCGCACCGCATCGTCGCCGAGGGGCTTTCGGTCCGGTCGGTCGAAGAGATCGTCACGCTGATGGCCTCCGAGCCGCGCAGGAACGCCAAGGCGAAGGGACCTCGGGCCGGCACCCGGGTCTCTCCGGCGCTGAGCGAACTCGCCACACGTCTCTCGGACCGTTTTGAGACCCGGGTGAAGGTGGATCTCGGCCAGAAGAAGGGCAAGATCGTCGTCGAGTTCGCCTCGATGGAGGATCTGAACCGCATCCTCGGCACCCTCGCCCCCGGTGAGGGGCGGGTTCTCGACAAGGGGGCCTCCGAAGATCCGGGTGCGGACAACCGGAGCTGA
- the rnpA gene encoding ribonuclease P protein component, translated as MLPSENRLRRREDFAIAVRRGRRAGRPSLVVHLRSGATDPHASGESAPPTRAGFVVSKAVGGAVVRNQVKRRLRHLVRERLVLLPPGSLVVVRALPGAGDADHAQLARDLDAAFQRLLGGGTR; from the coding sequence GTGCTGCCTTCCGAGAATCGGCTGAGGCGGCGCGAGGACTTCGCGATCGCTGTACGGCGAGGGCGTCGGGCAGGCCGCCCGAGCCTCGTCGTCCACCTACGCAGCGGTGCAACGGACCCGCACGCGTCGGGGGAGAGTGCTCCCCCGACGCGTGCGGGTTTCGTCGTCAGCAAGGCCGTCGGCGGGGCGGTCGTCCGCAACCAGGTGAAGCGCAGGCTGCGGCACCTGGTGCGAGAGCGCCTCGTCCTGCTGCCCCCCGGTAGCCTGGTGGTGGTACGGGCGCTGCCCGGCGCGGGTGACGCCGACCACGCACAGCTGGCCCGAGACCTGGACGCCGCCTTCCAGCGGCTCCTGGGAGGGGGCACGCGATGA
- the yidC gene encoding membrane protein insertase YidC: MDTIGNLFSFITGPVSWIIVQFHKLYGAIFGPDTGWAWGLSIVSLVILIRICLIPLFVKQIKSMRNMQALQPKMKAIQERYKNDRQRQSEEMMKLYKETGTNPLSSCLPILLQSPFFFALYHVLSKIASGDTIGSLNQQLVDSAREAHIFGAPIAAKFTDDPGTVGALNASLTDVRVVTAIMIVLMSASQFFTQRQLMQKNVDLTVKTPYMQQQKMLMYIFPLIFAVMGVNFPVGVLVYWLTTNVWTMGQQMYVINQNPTPGSKAQDHYLQRLLKSISHHGEVRGRRKRNVIQAIVAKGPDRNDNERRFIGSLTKAGFTAQADGTVRRADPAEVEAEAAAVRRQQPKRQTKAKRQAATVQPGTAKPSLEKTGEAKSEQPGKTASARQAKSGQRKGQQRPKHPSSKK, translated from the coding sequence GTGGACACGATTGGAAATCTGTTCAGTTTCATCACCGGACCTGTCTCGTGGATCATCGTCCAGTTCCACAAGCTGTACGGGGCGATCTTCGGGCCTGACACGGGGTGGGCCTGGGGTCTGTCCATCGTGTCCCTGGTGATCCTCATCCGTATCTGCCTGATCCCGCTCTTCGTGAAGCAGATCAAGTCGATGCGGAACATGCAGGCGCTCCAGCCGAAGATGAAAGCCATCCAGGAGCGCTACAAGAACGACCGGCAGCGCCAGTCGGAAGAGATGATGAAGCTCTACAAGGAGACGGGTACCAACCCGCTCTCCTCGTGCCTCCCCATCCTCCTGCAGTCGCCGTTCTTCTTCGCGCTCTACCACGTGCTCAGCAAGATCGCCTCGGGCGACACGATCGGCAGCCTCAACCAGCAGCTGGTCGACAGCGCGCGTGAGGCCCACATCTTCGGTGCGCCGATCGCCGCGAAGTTCACGGACGACCCCGGCACGGTCGGGGCGCTCAACGCCTCGCTGACCGATGTCCGCGTCGTCACCGCGATCATGATCGTGCTGATGTCGGCGTCGCAGTTCTTCACCCAGCGCCAGCTGATGCAGAAGAACGTCGACCTGACGGTGAAGACTCCGTACATGCAGCAGCAGAAGATGCTGATGTACATCTTCCCGCTCATCTTCGCCGTGATGGGCGTCAACTTCCCCGTCGGCGTCCTCGTCTACTGGCTGACCACCAACGTGTGGACCATGGGCCAGCAGATGTACGTGATCAACCAGAACCCGACGCCGGGCAGCAAAGCCCAGGACCACTACCTGCAGCGACTCCTCAAGAGCATCAGCCACCACGGCGAAGTGCGCGGCCGCCGCAAGCGCAACGTCATCCAGGCCATCGTCGCCAAGGGGCCGGACCGCAACGACAACGAGCGCCGTTTCATCGGCAGCCTCACCAAGGCCGGCTTCACCGCCCAGGCGGACGGCACGGTGCGGAGGGCCGACCCGGCCGAGGTCGAGGCGGAGGCCGCGGCGGTGCGCCGCCAGCAGCCCAAGCGCCAGACGAAGGCGAAGCGCCAGGCCGCCACCGTGCAGCCGGGCACCGCCAAGCCCTCCCTGGAGAAGACGGGCGAGGCGAAGTCCGAACAGCCGGGGAAGACCGCCTCCGCACGTCAAGCCAAGTCCGGACAGCGCAAGGGCCAGCAGCGGCCCAAGCACCCGTCGTCGAAGAAGTAA
- the dnaN gene encoding DNA polymerase III subunit beta, with product MKIRVERDVLAEAVAWVARSLPARPPAPVLAGLLLKAEDGALSFSSFDYEVSARVSVEAEVEEDGTVLVSGRLLADICRALPNRPVEISTDGVRATVVCGSSRFTLHTLPVEEYPALPQMPTATGTVPGEVFASAAAQVAIAAGRDDTLPVLTGVRIEIEGDRVTLASTDRYRFAVREFLWKPESPDASAVALVPAKTLLDTAKALTSGDTVTLALAGSGAGEGLIGFEGAGRRTTTRLLEGDLPKYRTLFPTEFNSVATIETAPFVEAVKRVALVAERNTPVRLSFEQGVLILEAGSSDDAQAVERVDAQLEGDDISIAFNPTFLLDGLSAIDAPVAQLSFTTSTKPALLSGKPAVDAEADEAYKYLIMPVRLSG from the coding sequence GTGAAGATCCGGGTGGAGCGCGATGTACTCGCGGAGGCGGTGGCCTGGGTGGCCCGCAGCCTCCCGGCCCGTCCGCCCGCGCCCGTGCTCGCGGGCCTTCTGCTGAAGGCCGAGGACGGCGCGCTGAGCTTCTCCAGCTTCGACTACGAGGTCTCCGCACGGGTCTCGGTCGAGGCCGAGGTCGAGGAGGACGGCACGGTCCTGGTGTCCGGGCGGCTGCTCGCCGACATCTGCCGCGCCCTCCCCAACCGGCCGGTGGAGATTTCCACGGACGGTGTACGGGCGACGGTGGTCTGCGGGTCGTCCCGCTTCACCCTCCACACACTGCCTGTGGAGGAGTACCCGGCGCTGCCGCAGATGCCGACCGCCACCGGCACGGTGCCCGGCGAGGTCTTCGCCTCCGCCGCCGCGCAGGTCGCCATCGCCGCGGGCCGTGACGATACCCTGCCCGTCCTGACGGGCGTGCGCATCGAGATCGAGGGCGACAGGGTCACGCTGGCCTCCACCGACCGCTACCGCTTCGCGGTCCGCGAGTTCCTGTGGAAGCCGGAGTCCCCGGACGCCTCGGCCGTCGCCCTGGTGCCCGCCAAGACCCTGCTGGACACGGCCAAGGCGCTGACCAGCGGTGACACGGTGACGCTGGCGCTGGCCGGCTCCGGTGCCGGCGAGGGGCTGATCGGTTTCGAGGGAGCCGGGCGCCGCACCACCACCCGGCTGCTCGAGGGTGACCTGCCGAAGTACCGGACGCTGTTCCCGACGGAGTTCAACTCGGTCGCGACGATCGAGACGGCCCCGTTCGTGGAGGCGGTGAAGCGCGTGGCGCTGGTCGCCGAGCGGAACACCCCGGTGCGGCTCAGCTTCGAGCAGGGCGTGCTCATCCTCGAGGCGGGCTCCAGCGACGACGCACAGGCTGTGGAGCGCGTCGACGCGCAGCTGGAGGGCGACGACATCTCGATCGCCTTCAACCCGACGTTCCTGCTCGACGGCCTGAGCGCCATCGACGCTCCGGTCGCCCAGCTGTCCTTCACCACCTCCACCAAGCCCGCCCTGCTGAGCGGCAAGCCGGCCGTGGACGCGGAGGCGGACGAGGCGTACAAGTACCTCATCATGCCGGTCCGGCTCAGCGGCTGA
- a CDS encoding GNAT family N-acetyltransferase gives MGRRLVPLTLDNLPDLPERCRTCVFWELDPVSGEAAVKAGTPELEKEAWISAVLLDWGSCGRVVYVDEVPVGYVLYAPPAYVPRSTAFPTSPVSPDAVQLMTAWITPGYQGQGLGRVLVQTVAKDLLRRGFRAIEAFGDARWKEPACVLPADHLLSVGFKTVRSHPVYPRLRLELRSTLSWKEDVELALDRLLGAVQKEPALRPL, from the coding sequence ATGGGGCGTCGGCTGGTACCGCTCACACTGGACAACCTTCCGGATCTGCCCGAGCGCTGTCGTACCTGCGTCTTCTGGGAACTCGACCCCGTCAGCGGGGAAGCCGCCGTCAAAGCGGGAACGCCGGAACTCGAAAAGGAGGCGTGGATCTCCGCCGTCCTCCTCGACTGGGGCTCTTGTGGCCGCGTCGTCTATGTGGATGAGGTTCCGGTGGGATACGTGTTGTACGCGCCGCCCGCCTATGTGCCGCGTTCCACGGCCTTTCCGACCAGTCCGGTGTCCCCCGATGCCGTGCAGTTGATGACCGCGTGGATCACCCCGGGCTATCAGGGGCAGGGGCTGGGAAGGGTACTGGTGCAGACGGTGGCGAAGGACCTGCTGCGGCGCGGGTTCAGGGCCATCGAGGCGTTCGGGGACGCCCGCTGGAAAGAGCCGGCCTGTGTCCTGCCCGCCGACCACCTGCTGTCCGTCGGTTTCAAGACCGTGCGCTCCCATCCGGTCTATCCGCGATTGCGGCTCGAACTGCGCAGCACCCTGTCGTGGAAGGAAGACGTGGAATTGGCCCTGGACCGTCTACTCGGCGCCGTCCAGAAGGAACCGGCGCTGCGCCCGCTCTGA
- a CDS encoding R3H domain-containing nucleic acid-binding protein yields the protein MTEGTTLASQGDDTLTRLEQEGEIAADYLEGLLDIADLDGDIDMDVEGDRAAVSIISDTGHDLQKLVGRDGEVLEALQELTRLAVHRETGDRSRLMLDIAGFRAKKRAELTELGAKAADEARNTGEPVRLKPMTPFERKVVHDAVAAAGLSSESEGEEPQRFVVVLPA from the coding sequence GTGACGGAAGGCACCACGCTCGCCTCCCAGGGTGACGACACCCTGACCCGCCTGGAGCAGGAGGGTGAGATCGCGGCCGACTACCTCGAGGGCCTGCTCGACATCGCCGACCTCGACGGTGACATCGACATGGACGTCGAGGGGGACCGCGCCGCGGTCTCGATCATCAGCGACACGGGCCACGACCTGCAGAAGCTCGTAGGCCGCGACGGTGAGGTGCTGGAGGCGCTGCAGGAGCTCACGCGCCTCGCGGTGCATCGTGAGACCGGTGATCGTAGCCGGCTCATGCTGGACATCGCCGGCTTCCGGGCCAAGAAGCGCGCCGAACTGACCGAACTGGGTGCCAAGGCCGCGGACGAGGCCAGGAACACCGGCGAGCCTGTGAGGCTGAAGCCGATGACCCCCTTCGAGCGCAAGGTCGTCCACGACGCGGTCGCCGCCGCCGGTCTGAGCAGCGAGTCCGAGGGCGAGGAGCCGCAGCGCTTCGTCGTCGTGCTCCCTGCCTGA
- the yidD gene encoding membrane protein insertion efficiency factor YidD, translated as MKYPLLALIKFYQWTISPLLGPVCRYYPSCSHYGYTAIDRHGAVKGTALTAWRILRCNPWSPGGVDHVPPRRRPRWHELLRARLRGDRGGRSDGASPAAETSPNAQGA; from the coding sequence ATGAAGTACCCGCTGCTGGCCCTGATCAAGTTCTACCAGTGGACGATCAGCCCCCTCCTGGGCCCCGTCTGCAGGTACTACCCGTCGTGTTCCCACTACGGATACACCGCGATCGACCGGCACGGCGCCGTCAAGGGCACGGCCCTCACCGCTTGGCGCATCCTGCGCTGCAATCCCTGGTCGCCCGGCGGAGTGGACCACGTGCCGCCGCGCAGGCGCCCCCGCTGGCACGAACTGCTGCGCGCACGGCTGCGCGGCGACAGGGGTGGGCGCTCCGACGGGGCGAGCCCGGCCGCAGAGACCTCGCCCAACGCTCAAGGAGCCTGA
- a CDS encoding AAA family ATPase, with the protein MAGSVHRESEAEESESLRSDANIAGPMTDPVPGPRTESPRDDVSRETHPPLDDASTGSAAPLAVQALGRAGQGLPRPDQTRVMVVANQKGGVGKTTTTVNLAASLALHGARVLVVDLDPQGNASTALGIDHHAEVPSIYDVLVDGKPLSDVVQPVKDVEGLFCAPATIDLAGAEIELVSLVARESRLQRAIQTYEQPLDYILIDCPPSLGLLTVNAMVAGAEVLIPIQCEYYALEGLGQLLRNVDLVRAHLNPGLHVSTILLTMYDGRTRLASQVAEEVRNHFGDDVLRTSIPRSVRISEAPSYGQTVLTYDPGSSGALSYLEAAREIAFRGVGIRYDAQHAHTGGHQYQHSQHSMSEGIQ; encoded by the coding sequence ATGGCAGGCTCTGTTCATCGCGAGTCCGAAGCCGAGGAGAGTGAATCCTTGCGGTCCGACGCCAACATCGCGGGGCCGATGACCGACCCGGTCCCCGGCCCCCGCACCGAATCGCCCCGGGACGACGTTTCACGTGAAACGCACCCGCCGCTGGATGACGCCTCCACGGGTTCCGCCGCTCCCCTGGCCGTGCAGGCCCTGGGGCGCGCCGGTCAAGGCCTTCCCCGGCCAGACCAGACCCGCGTCATGGTCGTCGCCAACCAGAAGGGCGGCGTGGGGAAGACCACCACAACGGTCAATCTCGCCGCTTCCCTCGCCCTACACGGGGCACGCGTCCTCGTGGTCGACCTTGACCCCCAGGGCAACGCGTCCACGGCACTGGGGATCGACCATCATGCGGAGGTGCCCTCGATCTATGACGTCCTTGTGGACGGTAAGCCGCTCTCCGACGTGGTGCAGCCGGTCAAGGACGTCGAAGGTCTCTTTTGCGCCCCTGCCACCATCGATCTCGCCGGCGCAGAAATCGAACTGGTGTCACTGGTGGCGCGAGAGAGCCGACTCCAGCGGGCAATCCAGACGTATGAGCAGCCGCTGGACTACATCCTCATCGACTGCCCGCCCTCCCTCGGCCTTCTGACGGTCAACGCCATGGTGGCCGGCGCGGAGGTGCTGATCCCCATCCAGTGCGAGTACTACGCGCTGGAAGGCCTGGGGCAGCTTCTGCGCAACGTCGACCTGGTGCGGGCCCATCTCAACCCGGGCCTCCACGTCTCGACGATCCTGCTCACCATGTACGACGGCCGGACCAGACTCGCCTCACAGGTCGCAGAGGAGGTGCGCAACCACTTCGGTGATGACGTGCTGCGCACCAGCATTCCGCGATCAGTCCGCATCTCGGAGGCCCCGAGCTACGGGCAGACGGTACTCACGTACGACCCGGGCTCCAGCGGGGCGCTCTCCTATCTGGAAGCCGCCCGTGAGATCGCCTTCCGGGGGGTGGGCATCCGGTATGACGCTCAGCACGCCCACACAGGCGGTCACCAGTATCAGCACAGTCAGCACAGCATGTCGGAGGGGATCCAGTGA